From Heteronotia binoei isolate CCM8104 ecotype False Entrance Well chromosome 17, APGP_CSIRO_Hbin_v1, whole genome shotgun sequence, one genomic window encodes:
- the LOC132586488 gene encoding membrane-spanning 4-domains subfamily A member 15-like has translation MDLNDPATMKSISKIMAQPSVSQPLKNLYRGEPMALGITQIGIGIMEILFGLVILMTETGHSYEEAIAHIRTPYWTGIPYIISGSLSVVVAKKPEVPLVKGMLGMNIVSALTAGIAIAAFSISLVLTPYYVKCNGNGYTACHSNELIYMARVLVMFNVLEFLITIVSAAFGCASLCRSAYSEKTIVVFQNTEQGTPPAVLAPVKGYEVL, from the exons ATGGACCTTAATGACCCAGCAACGATGAAATCCATCTCAAAGATCATGGCAcagccttctgtgtcacagcCACTAAAGAATTTGTATAGAGGTGAACCAATGGCCCTGGGG ATCACACAAATTGGCATCGGCATCATGGAAATACTTTTTGGGCTTGTGATACTCATGACAGAAACGGGTCATTCATACGAAGAGGCTATTGCACATATCAGAACTCCGTACTGGACTGGAATCCCG TATATCATTTCTGGATCTCTGTCTGTGGTGGTTGCAAAGAAACCTGAGGTACCACTG GTGAAAGGCATGCTGGGAATGAATATTGTGAGTGCCCTGACAGCTGGCATTGCGATTGCGGCATTCTCCATTTCATTAGTGCTCACACCATACTACGTTAAGTGCAATGGAAATGGATACACAGCTTGCCATAGC AATGAATTAATCTACATGGCTAGAGTTCTCGTGATGTTCAACGTCCTAGAGTTCCTTATCACCATCGTCAGTGCTGCCTTTGGTTGTGCCAGTTTGTGCCGGAGTGCCTACAGTGAAAAG ACTATAGTGGTTTTTCAGAACACAGAACAGGGAACACCTCCTGCTGTCCTGGCACCAGTCAAGGGGTACGAGGTGCTGTGA